The Methylomicrobium lacus LW14 genome window below encodes:
- the hemC gene encoding hydroxymethylbilane synthase: MKLIRIATRKSPLALWQANHVAALLEQHFPDIKTELVQMTTKGDRILDAPLAKVGGKGLFVKELEQGMLEGEADIAVHSMKDVPVEFPEGLHLAVILQREDPTDAFVSNRFDRLNDLPANARIGTSSLRRQCQIKQRFPDAEILQLRGNVNTRLAKLDAGDFDAIILASAGLIRLGMKDRIKERLDPGLSLPAIGQGAIGIECRSNDDQINALLSALHDADTALCVRAERAMNARLQGGCQVPIAGFAEKHGERLFMRGLVGAPDGSVIYRSEGWEDLDQAEALGRKIAEDLLAQGADRILAALYQE, translated from the coding sequence ATGAAACTGATCCGAATCGCAACGCGCAAAAGCCCGCTGGCACTGTGGCAGGCCAATCATGTCGCAGCACTTCTGGAACAACACTTTCCGGACATCAAAACCGAACTGGTGCAAATGACCACCAAGGGCGACAGGATTCTGGACGCGCCGCTCGCGAAGGTCGGCGGCAAGGGCCTGTTCGTGAAGGAACTCGAACAAGGCATGCTGGAAGGCGAGGCCGACATCGCGGTGCATTCGATGAAGGATGTGCCGGTCGAATTTCCGGAAGGGCTGCATCTGGCAGTCATTCTGCAACGCGAAGACCCGACCGACGCCTTCGTCTCGAACCGTTTCGACCGTCTGAACGACTTGCCGGCCAACGCCCGGATCGGCACCTCGAGCCTGCGCCGGCAATGCCAGATCAAGCAGCGTTTTCCCGATGCCGAAATCCTGCAACTCCGAGGCAACGTGAACACCCGGCTCGCCAAGCTCGACGCCGGCGATTTCGACGCGATCATCCTGGCCTCGGCCGGCCTGATTCGCTTGGGCATGAAGGACCGCATCAAGGAGCGCCTCGATCCCGGTCTCAGCCTGCCGGCGATCGGCCAGGGCGCGATCGGCATCGAATGCCGCAGTAACGACGATCAAATCAACGCCCTACTCAGCGCCCTGCACGATGCCGACACCGCGCTCTGCGTGCGGGCCGAACGCGCGATGAACGCCCGCCTGCAAGGCGGCTGCCAGGTGCCGATCGCAGGATTCGCCGAAAAACACGGCGAACGCCTGTTCATGCGCGGCCTGGTCGGCGCGCCGGACGGTTCGGTGATTTACCGCAGCGAAGGCTGGGAAGACTTGGATCAGGCGGAAGCCCTGGGCAGAAAAATCGCCGAAGACCTGCTCGCGCAAGGCGCGGATCGAATTCTCGCGGCGCTATACCAGGAATGA
- a CDS encoding uroporphyrinogen-III synthase → MNALNGARILVTRPERQAGNLCSLIEQQHGVAVAFPTIDIVAANDRDRIAATLAHLHRFQWLVFISANAVNFALLANGGKIDQFRGMRIAAIGRATARALDAAGLKADLVPEHGSDSEALLATPPMQSVAGRRILIVRGAGGLEKLGQELKQRGADVDTLDVYRRVIPSVDPAPVLDLLRQDRLDLITATSGEALQNLLIMLGENNRSLALAIPLVVVSDRIRQIAENSGFGRIFVTDSPSDTAILEKIIIWATGEKSGRTE, encoded by the coding sequence ATGAATGCGCTGAACGGCGCGCGTATTCTGGTCACCCGCCCCGAGCGCCAGGCGGGCAACCTTTGCAGCCTGATCGAGCAGCAACATGGCGTGGCGGTCGCGTTTCCGACTATCGACATCGTTGCCGCCAACGACCGCGATCGAATCGCCGCGACACTGGCGCACCTGCATCGATTCCAATGGCTTGTTTTTATTAGCGCAAATGCAGTAAATTTTGCTCTGCTCGCGAATGGTGGCAAAATAGACCAGTTTCGCGGCATGCGGATTGCCGCGATCGGCCGCGCGACCGCCAGAGCGCTCGACGCCGCCGGCTTGAAGGCCGATCTTGTGCCCGAACACGGCTCGGATAGCGAGGCCTTGCTGGCGACGCCGCCGATGCAGAGCGTTGCAGGGCGGCGCATCCTGATCGTGCGCGGCGCCGGCGGCCTCGAAAAGCTCGGACAGGAGCTCAAGCAGCGCGGCGCGGATGTCGACACTCTCGATGTGTATCGCCGGGTAATTCCGTCTGTAGATCCCGCGCCGGTGCTGGATTTGCTCAGACAAGACCGGCTTGATCTGATCACCGCGACCAGCGGCGAAGCGCTACAGAACTTATTGATCATGCTGGGTGAAAATAACCGGAGCCTGGCGTTGGCTATCCCGCTCGTGGTCGTTAGCGACCGTATCCGGCAGATCGCGGAAAACAGTGGATTTGGACGAATTTTTGTGACGGACAGCCCTTCGGATACAGCAATTCTTGAAAAAATAATAATTTGGGCAACAGGTGAAAAAAGTGGCCGAACTGAATGA
- a CDS encoding uroporphyrinogen-III C-methyltransferase — MIIILIIFSVAGAGYYFLMQLRDRQSNLGGEVKGEMAKKISDYQAQLTAIQEHLATLESTIAHKDDHFTARLDEISKQQSEKLDNTRKDLSEEIARLQRQLGKTRGDWLIADAEYLLGAANERLQLVGDVNTARQALEAADQRLHESGDAAVFKVREEIAKEIAALKNVAAADIVGLYAALQSLQDTSEKLALLLPYAGKTLSPSTEIHSHADSQEPAHKLLDSAIESLHGIVTIRHTDQPIKETLTPEEAQFIREQLRAKLETVKIALVQQNEALYRAGLQDAKKWTELNFTPTPETRKFVGELDRFLAINIRSHFPDISTSLKLLRDITKLRVETDKVLQAAPAEKPKAPEANPLPEAPAAVTPPPAPAAPAQPEPTKK; from the coding sequence GTGATTATCATCCTGATCATCTTCTCGGTCGCCGGCGCCGGCTATTATTTTCTGATGCAGCTCCGAGACCGCCAGTCCAACCTGGGCGGCGAAGTCAAGGGCGAGATGGCGAAGAAAATCTCCGACTACCAAGCCCAGCTTACCGCGATCCAGGAGCATTTGGCGACGCTCGAATCGACGATCGCGCACAAGGACGATCACTTCACCGCAAGACTGGACGAAATCTCGAAGCAACAGAGCGAGAAACTGGACAACACGCGCAAGGATTTGAGCGAGGAAATCGCCCGCCTGCAACGCCAACTCGGCAAAACCCGCGGCGACTGGCTGATCGCGGATGCCGAATATTTACTCGGCGCGGCCAATGAGCGCCTGCAATTGGTCGGCGACGTGAATACCGCGCGCCAAGCGCTCGAAGCGGCCGATCAGCGCCTGCACGAAAGCGGCGACGCCGCCGTCTTCAAGGTGCGCGAGGAAATCGCGAAAGAGATCGCCGCGCTCAAAAACGTTGCCGCAGCCGATATCGTCGGCTTGTACGCCGCCTTGCAAAGCCTTCAGGATACGTCCGAAAAACTGGCCTTGCTGCTGCCCTATGCAGGGAAAACGCTGAGTCCGTCGACCGAAATCCACAGCCACGCGGACAGCCAGGAGCCCGCGCATAAGCTGCTCGACTCGGCGATCGAAAGCCTGCACGGCATCGTCACGATCCGCCATACCGATCAGCCAATCAAGGAAACCCTGACGCCGGAAGAAGCGCAGTTCATCCGCGAGCAATTGCGCGCGAAGCTCGAAACGGTCAAGATCGCGCTGGTGCAGCAAAACGAAGCCTTGTACCGAGCCGGTCTGCAGGACGCGAAAAAATGGACCGAACTGAATTTCACGCCGACCCCTGAAACGCGCAAATTCGTCGGCGAGCTTGACCGCTTCCTGGCGATCAATATCCGCAGCCATTTCCCGGATATCAGCACCTCGCTGAAATTGCTCAGAGACATCACCAAATTACGGGTCGAAACCGACAAAGTCCTGCAGGCGGCGCCGGCCGAAAAACCGAAAGCGCCTGAAGCGAATCCGCTTCCGGAAGCCCCGGCGGCGGTCACGCCACCACCTGCACCTGCCGCCCCCGCTCAACCGGAACCGACTAAAAAATGA
- a CDS encoding heme biosynthesis HemY N-terminal domain-containing protein: MKKILYFLGPLFITVAAALAVYYGFKSLETPGYVLVGIGHWSIETTLAAFAVALVIGFFLFYVFFRFLGWLIRLPGQLKQRGTHIKFNRSQEALIAGLVDSAEGNWEQAEKVLIKHASHSGAPLIHYLTAARAAQSRGAFDKRDEYLQKAADQAPGSNIAIGLTQAELHLSGNQFDQALETLTKLQSINPTHASVLKLLHQTYQSIGDWEAIRKLLPSLNQNKVLMEAEVKLLETETFSRLLKQAAEMGDAKQIALLWSETPTHIKKMHGMAAIYFAAMIEAGAGNTIEAELAHTLSVNLDDTLLVLYGSVQSNDAAKQLANAEQWLISGPNNAVLLSLLGKLCLQQGEYEKAEVYLSQSLASDPTVQAYQLLGDLYFAQNEKDKACASYKSALELSSSEIVTRLDQIAEYGEQASEPQS; this comes from the coding sequence ATGAAAAAGATCCTTTATTTTCTAGGGCCGCTGTTCATTACGGTTGCCGCCGCGCTCGCGGTTTATTATGGCTTCAAAAGCCTGGAAACCCCCGGCTATGTGCTGGTCGGGATCGGCCACTGGTCGATCGAGACGACGCTCGCCGCTTTCGCGGTCGCGCTGGTGATCGGTTTTTTTCTGTTTTATGTTTTTTTCCGCTTCCTCGGCTGGCTGATCCGACTGCCGGGCCAGCTTAAACAGCGCGGCACCCACATCAAATTCAACCGCTCGCAGGAAGCCTTGATCGCGGGTCTTGTCGATTCGGCCGAAGGCAACTGGGAACAGGCCGAAAAAGTGCTGATCAAGCATGCCTCGCACAGCGGCGCGCCGTTGATCCATTACCTGACTGCCGCGCGCGCGGCGCAGTCGCGCGGCGCTTTCGACAAGCGCGATGAATATCTGCAAAAAGCCGCCGATCAGGCCCCCGGTTCGAATATCGCGATCGGCCTGACCCAAGCTGAACTGCATCTGTCCGGCAATCAGTTCGATCAGGCGCTCGAAACCCTGACCAAATTGCAATCGATCAATCCGACCCACGCCAGCGTATTGAAATTGCTGCATCAGACCTATCAGAGCATCGGCGACTGGGAAGCGATCCGAAAACTGTTGCCGTCGCTGAACCAGAACAAGGTCTTGATGGAAGCCGAAGTCAAGCTGCTCGAAACCGAAACCTTCAGCCGTTTGTTGAAACAGGCCGCCGAGATGGGCGATGCGAAGCAGATCGCCCTGCTCTGGTCCGAAACGCCGACTCATATCAAAAAAATGCACGGCATGGCGGCGATCTATTTTGCCGCGATGATCGAGGCCGGCGCCGGCAACACGATCGAAGCCGAACTCGCGCACACCTTGTCGGTCAACCTGGACGATACCCTGCTGGTTTTATACGGCAGCGTGCAATCGAACGATGCGGCAAAACAACTGGCGAACGCCGAACAATGGCTGATTTCGGGGCCGAACAACGCGGTATTGCTGTCGCTGCTCGGCAAACTGTGCCTGCAACAGGGTGAGTATGAAAAAGCCGAAGTTTACCTGAGCCAAAGCCTCGCCAGCGATCCGACCGTACAGGCCTATCAACTGCTGGGCGATTTGTATTTCGCACAAAACGAAAAAGACAAGGCCTGCGCGAGCTACAAATCCGCGCTGGAATTGTCTTCGAGTGAAATCGTGACGCGCCTGGATCAAATCGCCGAATATGGCGAGCAGGCATCCGAACCGCAAAGCTGA
- a CDS encoding SlyX family protein, whose translation MNEERIIELEIRAAYQDDLLQALNQIVSQQQQQIDRLETAYRQLNERMQNLLTEAGTPGETVHEIPPHY comes from the coding sequence ATGAACGAAGAACGGATCATAGAACTCGAAATCAGGGCCGCCTATCAGGATGATTTACTCCAGGCCTTGAATCAGATCGTCAGCCAGCAACAGCAGCAGATCGACCGGCTCGAAACGGCCTACCGCCAGTTGAACGAGAGGATGCAAAACCTGCTGACCGAAGCCGGTACCCCCGGCGAAACGGTGCATGAAATCCCGCCGCATTATTGA
- the hemN gene encoding oxygen-independent coproporphyrinogen III oxidase produces the protein MDQSIIFDLNLINRYDKAGPRYTSYPTALELHKGFGDTDYRWHIAKSNRAGGPLSLYFHLPFCDTVCFYCACNKIVTKNRGHAAPYLDNLCKEIAMQGALFDNSRVVNQLHWGGGTPTFLSDAQMRKLMEVTRAHFKLRDDDGGEYSIEVDPRETHDSTIRLLRELGFNRISLGVQDFDPDVQKAVNRLQSEEQTLSVLEAARAEGFRSTNIDLIYGLPLQTVATFAKTLDKILAVEPDRLSVFNYAHMPVRFKTQRQIHEAELPSPEVKLAILQMVGLRLTEAGYVYIGMDHFAKPDDELAVAQREGKLYRNFQGYSTHSDCDLVGLGITSIGRVGDAYIQNVKDLETYDRLIHHQKLPVFKGVDLDQDDKLRRAVITQLICHFGLSFAAIEKEFAIDFAGYFARELEALRPMQVDGLLRLSAAGITVSSAGRLLIRNICMVFDRYLAQKTQQQFSKVI, from the coding sequence ATGGATCAATCAATCATCTTCGACCTGAACCTGATCAACCGTTACGATAAGGCCGGGCCGCGTTATACCTCTTATCCGACTGCGCTCGAATTGCACAAGGGTTTCGGCGATACCGATTACCGCTGGCATATCGCCAAATCGAATCGGGCGGGCGGGCCGTTGTCGCTGTATTTCCATCTGCCGTTTTGCGATACGGTTTGCTTTTATTGCGCCTGCAACAAGATCGTGACCAAGAATCGCGGGCATGCGGCGCCGTATCTGGACAATCTCTGCAAGGAGATCGCGATGCAGGGCGCGCTGTTCGATAACAGCCGGGTCGTCAATCAGCTGCATTGGGGTGGCGGCACGCCGACTTTTTTGAGCGATGCGCAGATGCGCAAGCTGATGGAAGTCACGCGCGCGCATTTCAAGTTGCGGGACGACGACGGCGGCGAATATTCGATCGAAGTCGATCCGCGCGAAACGCATGACAGCACGATCAGGCTGCTGCGCGAGCTCGGCTTCAACCGGATCAGCCTCGGCGTGCAGGATTTCGACCCTGACGTGCAAAAGGCGGTCAACCGGCTGCAAAGCGAGGAGCAGACATTAAGCGTTCTGGAAGCCGCGCGCGCCGAAGGCTTCCGCTCGACCAATATCGACCTGATCTACGGCCTGCCGCTGCAAACGGTCGCAACCTTCGCCAAAACGCTGGACAAGATTCTGGCCGTAGAGCCCGACCGGCTGTCGGTGTTCAATTACGCGCACATGCCGGTGCGCTTCAAAACCCAGCGCCAGATTCATGAGGCCGAGCTGCCGTCGCCGGAGGTGAAGCTCGCGATCCTGCAAATGGTCGGCCTCAGGCTGACCGAGGCCGGTTATGTGTATATCGGCATGGATCATTTCGCGAAACCCGATGACGAACTCGCGGTCGCGCAGCGCGAGGGCAAACTGTACCGGAATTTTCAGGGCTATTCGACGCATTCGGACTGCGACCTGGTCGGCCTCGGCATCACCTCGATCGGCCGGGTAGGGGATGCGTACATTCAGAACGTGAAAGACCTCGAAACCTATGACCGGCTGATTCATCATCAAAAATTGCCGGTGTTCAAGGGCGTCGATCTCGATCAGGACGACAAATTGCGCCGCGCGGTGATCACGCAATTGATCTGCCATTTCGGCCTGAGTTTTGCCGCGATCGAAAAAGAATTTGCGATCGATTTTGCCGGCTATTTCGCGCGCGAACTCGAAGCCTTGCGGCCGATGCAGGTCGACGGCCTGCTCAGATTGTCGGCCGCCGGCATCACGGTATCCTCGGCAGGCCGCTTGCTGATCCGCAATATCTGCATGGTGTTCGACCGTTATCTGGCGCAAAAAACGCAGCAGCAATTTTCAAAAGTCATATGA
- a CDS encoding diguanylate cyclase — translation MRIKVLILIFALCFPLWAADRFVPKNAVSTLPLNAGEIEFLQRIDPIGVCVDPDWMPYDFVTDQGDYIGINADFQKIFAERIGKEIRLVKTADWQESLEYAQQRKCSILSSATRTPQRLAYLDFTRPFNVYPIVIATRNDQPFIADFRTVLHKTFVTVKGFAALDLLKQKYPNIRILEAKDAHSGLEWVASGKVFAYLDTVATIAYQSQKHGILNIKVAGVTDVHYTMSVAVRNDQPLLLSIFEKAVASLTETDKLTILNKWIAIAYEKKRDYRLLVYVLLGFGVLLVLLIVRECVVRRYRTKLQTLNKELEQLSNTDALTGIANRRFLDHVFAKEIARARRYHSNFSVIMLDADHFKVINDNFGHHAGDQVLKKLATLIGYTVRTNDLLGRWGGEEFLLLCPETDLDGALRLAETIRLKVQLFDFGIPQRITVSLGVAEYRYSQSLEDFLKIVDAALYEAKASGRNRVKAN, via the coding sequence ATGCGCATCAAGGTTCTGATTTTGATTTTTGCGTTGTGCTTTCCCCTTTGGGCGGCCGATCGCTTTGTGCCGAAAAACGCTGTTTCCACATTGCCGCTGAATGCCGGCGAAATCGAGTTTTTGCAACGCATCGACCCTATCGGCGTCTGTGTCGATCCCGACTGGATGCCTTATGATTTTGTGACTGATCAGGGCGACTATATCGGCATCAACGCCGATTTCCAGAAAATTTTTGCCGAACGGATAGGCAAGGAAATTCGTTTGGTAAAAACGGCGGATTGGCAAGAGTCGCTTGAATATGCCCAACAGCGGAAATGCTCTATCCTATCCAGCGCGACGAGGACCCCTCAGCGCCTGGCGTATCTGGATTTTACGCGCCCGTTCAATGTCTATCCGATCGTGATCGCCACGCGCAATGATCAACCGTTCATTGCCGATTTTCGGACTGTTTTGCACAAGACCTTTGTGACCGTCAAAGGTTTTGCCGCGCTCGATTTACTGAAGCAAAAATATCCGAATATACGAATCCTCGAAGCCAAGGATGCCCATAGCGGGCTCGAATGGGTCGCCAGCGGTAAGGTGTTCGCTTATCTCGATACGGTCGCGACGATTGCCTACCAAAGTCAAAAACATGGAATATTGAACATCAAAGTCGCCGGCGTGACCGATGTGCATTATACGATGTCGGTCGCGGTCAGAAACGATCAGCCCTTGTTACTCAGCATCTTCGAAAAGGCGGTCGCGTCGCTGACCGAGACGGATAAACTGACGATTTTGAACAAATGGATTGCCATCGCCTATGAAAAGAAGCGCGATTACCGATTGCTCGTCTATGTCCTCTTGGGTTTTGGGGTTTTGCTCGTGCTTTTGATTGTACGGGAATGTGTCGTCCGTCGATACAGGACCAAATTGCAGACCTTGAACAAGGAGCTTGAGCAATTATCGAATACCGATGCGCTGACCGGCATCGCGAATCGGCGATTTTTGGATCATGTCTTTGCCAAGGAAATCGCCAGGGCTCGGCGCTATCATTCCAATTTTTCGGTGATCATGCTCGATGCGGATCATTTCAAAGTGATCAATGATAATTTCGGCCATCATGCCGGCGATCAGGTGTTGAAAAAATTGGCGACCTTGATTGGCTATACGGTCAGGACAAATGATCTGCTCGGACGCTGGGGCGGCGAGGAATTTTTGCTGCTGTGCCCCGAAACGGACCTTGATGGGGCATTGCGATTGGCGGAAACGATCCGGCTAAAGGTTCAGCTGTTTGATTTCGGCATACCGCAACGGATCACCGTCAGCCTTGGTGTGGCGGAGTACCGCTATAGCCAGTCTCTGGAAGATTTCCTGAAAATCGTCGATGCCGCGCTCTACGAGGCGAAAGCCTCCGGGCGCAATCGGGTGAAGGCCAATTGA
- a CDS encoding phenylacetate--CoA ligase family protein, with product MKTDRPAAVIERLSAFLNTPLDTLMQQRLAADSRQHALQLFKKTAANVPAYRQFLQDQGTDPDRIADFEDFAMLPLMDKANYMQKYPLPARCQGGQLSACDRLAVSSGSTGISTFWPRAMTDELDIALRFEQVFRHSFRADRSDTLAVVCFPLGNWVGGVFTTSCCWHLAQKGYPLTVATPGNKPDEILRVVRELGPYFEQTVLLGYPPFVKDVIDAGSAQGIDWPIYKIKFVFAGEVYSEEWRSLMLQRVGSTAPCHDSASLYGTADGGVLGNETPLSVAIRRWLAEHPAVARELFGESRLPTLVQYDPCSRYFELIDGATLAVTGDNGVPLIRYHIADRGGLISHADLLAFLKTRGLPALKDEGFPLPFVWVFGRADFTVSFYGANIYPENVVVGLEQAELTPWVSGKFVMEVKNDRDGAEFLAVAVELLPRVAADTDTEAAIAASIRNQLLRLNSEFANYVPPAKQMPRIELRPFGDPDYFPVGVKHRYTRRNAT from the coding sequence ATGAAAACCGACCGTCCCGCCGCCGTGATCGAACGGCTTTCGGCCTTTCTGAACACCCCGCTCGATACGCTCATGCAGCAACGGCTGGCCGCCGATTCTCGGCAACACGCGCTGCAATTATTCAAAAAAACGGCCGCCAACGTGCCGGCTTACCGGCAATTTCTTCAGGACCAAGGCACCGATCCCGACCGGATCGCAGACTTCGAAGATTTTGCGATGCTGCCGCTCATGGACAAGGCGAACTATATGCAGAAATATCCGCTGCCGGCGCGCTGCCAAGGCGGCCAGCTCAGCGCTTGCGACCGCCTGGCAGTCTCTTCGGGATCGACCGGAATTTCGACCTTCTGGCCGCGCGCGATGACCGACGAACTGGACATCGCGCTGCGCTTCGAGCAGGTCTTCCGCCACAGCTTCCGCGCCGATCGGAGCGATACCCTGGCGGTCGTCTGCTTTCCGCTCGGCAACTGGGTCGGCGGCGTGTTCACGACCTCCTGCTGCTGGCATCTCGCGCAAAAAGGCTATCCGTTGACCGTCGCGACGCCGGGCAACAAACCGGATGAAATCCTGCGCGTGGTGCGTGAGCTGGGGCCTTATTTTGAACAGACCGTGCTGCTCGGCTATCCGCCCTTCGTGAAGGATGTGATCGATGCCGGTTCCGCTCAGGGCATCGATTGGCCCATTTACAAAATCAAGTTCGTCTTTGCCGGCGAAGTGTACAGCGAAGAATGGCGCAGCCTGATGCTGCAACGCGTCGGCTCGACAGCGCCCTGCCACGACTCCGCCTCGCTCTACGGCACGGCGGACGGCGGCGTATTGGGCAACGAGACGCCGCTCAGCGTCGCGATCCGGCGCTGGCTGGCCGAGCATCCCGCCGTCGCCCGCGAACTGTTCGGCGAATCGCGCCTGCCGACCCTGGTCCAATACGATCCCTGCAGCCGTTACTTCGAACTGATCGACGGCGCCACCCTGGCGGTCACCGGCGACAACGGCGTGCCGCTGATCCGCTACCACATCGCCGACCGCGGCGGACTGATCAGTCATGCCGACTTGCTCGCTTTCCTGAAAACGCGCGGGCTGCCCGCACTCAAAGACGAAGGATTCCCCCTGCCCTTTGTCTGGGTTTTCGGCCGCGCCGATTTCACCGTATCGTTCTACGGCGCGAACATCTATCCGGAAAACGTGGTGGTCGGCTTGGAGCAGGCCGAGTTGACACCCTGGGTCAGCGGCAAATTCGTGATGGAAGTCAAAAACGACCGCGACGGCGCCGAATTCCTGGCTGTCGCGGTCGAACTGCTGCCCAGGGTTGCGGCGGACACGGACACAGAGGCCGCCATCGCCGCGTCGATTCGCAATCAATTGCTCCGGCTGAACAGCGAATTCGCGAACTATGTACCGCCAGCCAAACAAATGCCTCGGATCGAATTACGGCCTTTCGGCGATCCGGATTATTTTCCTGTCGGCGTTAAGCACCGCTATACGCGGCGGAATGCGACCTGA